In Caloramator sp. E03, the sequence CGATGGGGTAGACAATAATATTGATTTTTTAATAAACCTTTTAAATAGTGATGATGTAAAAAACAATGAATATGATACGTCTTATATTGAAACGTGGTTAAAAAAGTTAGGTGAGTAAAATGTGGAAGGATTTGTTTGTAAAAAGAAAATATGCAACCTTAAAAATTACACAAAAGGATTCTGAAAGAATAGATAATATATCTTTGGATGATATAGATGTTAATATGTTTACAAAATGTCCATCCTGTGGAGAGATACTTATAAATATGGATCTTGAAAACAATTTAAAGGTTTGTTATAAGTGTAATTATCATTTTAGGATAGGGAGTAAAGAGAGAATAAATATTACATTTGATAAGGGTTCAATTGAATATTTTGATAATAATATGAAAAGCTTAAATCCTTTGGGTTTTATAGATTATAGCCAAAAGTTGAAATCCCTTAGTAAATCTCTTGGTATAAATGAGGCTGTTGTTACTGGAAAGGCTAAAATAAATGGGTATGATTTATGTTTTGGAGTTATGGAGCCTAATTTTATAATGGGTTCTATGGGAAGTGTTGTTGGAGAAAAGCTCTCAAGGATGTTTGAAAAAGCAATAGAGCTTAACCTTCCAGTTGTTGTTTTTTGTGCTTCAGGTGGGGCAAGAATGCAAGAAGGAATGCTTTCATTGTGTCAAATGGCAAAGGTTAGTGCTGCTGTTAAAATGCATAGCAATAAAGGGCTTTTATACATTAGTGTAATTACTGACCCAACAACAGGTGGAGTTACTGCAAGCTTTGCTTCTCTTGGGGATATTATTATTGCAGAGCCTAAAGCTACCATAGGTTTTGCAGGAAGAAGAGTTATAGAGCAGACTATAAAGCAAAAACTTCCAGATGAATTCCAAAGTGCTGAATTTATGCTTGAACATGGTTTTATTGATATAATTGTCGAAAGAAAAAAAATGAAGGAAACACTCTCAAACATACTTAAAATTCATTTGGGGGTGAAAAAATGAATGATTTGCAAAAACAGATAAAAGAAATTGATGAAAAAATAAGTAAAATAAATAATTTTATAAAGATAAGCGGGGTAGATTTATCGGGAGAGATTGAAGCATTAAAGTTAAAAAAAATAGAACTTATAAAGGCTTTAAATCCATTAAGCCCCTGGGAGATAGTACAGATTGCAAGGCATAAAAACAGACCAAATTATAAAGATTATTTAGATGGAATGATAGATGATTTTTTAGAACTTCATGGTGATAGAAATTATAGGGACGATTGCGCTATTGTAGGAGGAATAGGGTTTCTTAAAGGTTTTCCAGTGACTTTTATAAGCCATGCAAAGGGAAAAAGTATAGAAGAAAATGTTAAAAGGAATTTTGGAAGTCCTCATCCGGAAGGATATAGGAAGGCATTGAGGTTAATGAAACAAGCAGAGAAGTTTAAAAGGCCTGTTATATGTTTAATCGATACTTCAGGGGCTTACTGTGGTGTAGGAGCCGAAGAGAGAGGACAGGGTGAAGCTATTGCAAGAAACCTTCTTGAGATGTCTGATTTAAAAACACCTATTATTTCAGTTGTTATAGGTGAAGGTGGAAGCGGTGGAGCTTTAGCTCTTGGAGTTGCTGATAGAGTGTTTATGCTTGAAAATTCTATATATTCAGTTATATCACCTGAAGGTTGTGCATCAATTCTCTTAAAGGATGCAACAAGGGCAAATGAAGCAGCAAATTATCTAAAACTTACATCAAAGGATCTTTTAGAGCTTGGAATTATAGATGGAATAATAAAAGAGCCTGCTGGTGGAGCTCATAACGATGTAAAAGAAACTGTAAAAAATGTAAAAGAAACTTTGATTGATTCTTTAAATGAACTTGTAAAATATGATATAGAAGATTTGACTTTAAAAAGATATGAAAGAATAAGGAATATAGGAGTATATCTTGAATAGAATAAATGTAAAACCTCATATAATCTTATTATATGGGGTTTTATAATTATATTTGCTTTATAAATAACAAAAAATAATAAAAATACGAACAAAATTTAAGATATATATAGATAAATTCATATAATCGAATAAATTTAGAAATAATATGGGAGAATTGCAAAAATTATCAGTTGAACATGAAGATAATGGTATTATAATAAAATTAAAGGTCAAAGATAGTCAAAGTCAAAAGAGGTGATGAGATGGCAAGATTGTCTGATGTAATAGAGAATTTTATAAAAGAAATGCTTGAAAGAGCAGAAAATAATTATCTTGAAATTCAAAGAAATGAGCTTGCTAATCTTTTTAATTGTGCACCTTCACAAATAAATTATGTACTTACAACAAGGTTTACTGTAAATAGAGGGTATTATATTGAAAGTAAAAGAGGCGGCGGAGGATGTATTAAGATTACCAAAATAAATATGGATAAGAATAATTATATAAAGGAGGTAATTTGGAATAATATAGGTGACGAAATAACTCAACAGGAAGGAGAAGGTTATATCAACTTATTTGAAGAAAGAGGCTTTATAACTTCGAGGGAATCAAAACTTATGAAAGCAGTTATAAACGATAAGACTTTAAATTTACCAATGGATATAAGGGATATAGTAAGGGCGCAGATTTTAAAGACTATGCTTATTACTGTTATTGAATAATTGGAGGTGTTATTATGTTATGTCAAAAATGCAATCAAAGAGAGGCTAATGTTCATATAACAAAGATAATTAATGGTGTAAAAACTGAAATGCATTTTTGTGAAGAATGTGCAAGGGAGAGCCAGGAAGCCAATATGTCTATACCACTTACCTTTGGTATGCCAATGTCTTTCCAAAATATACTTGAAGGGTTTATGGAGATGATGGGTGGTATACCGCAACAATTAGTTGAAGAGATATCCTGTCCGGTATGCCATATAACTTTTGAATCTTTTAAGCAAACTGGAAGGCTTGGTTGTGGAAACTGCT encodes:
- the accD gene encoding acetyl-CoA carboxylase, carboxyltransferase subunit beta — its product is MWKDLFVKRKYATLKITQKDSERIDNISLDDIDVNMFTKCPSCGEILINMDLENNLKVCYKCNYHFRIGSKERINITFDKGSIEYFDNNMKSLNPLGFIDYSQKLKSLSKSLGINEAVVTGKAKINGYDLCFGVMEPNFIMGSMGSVVGEKLSRMFEKAIELNLPVVVFCASGGARMQEGMLSLCQMAKVSAAVKMHSNKGLLYISVITDPTTGGVTASFASLGDIIIAEPKATIGFAGRRVIEQTIKQKLPDEFQSAEFMLEHGFIDIIVERKKMKETLSNILKIHLGVKK
- a CDS encoding UvrB/UvrC motif-containing protein is translated as MLCQKCNQREANVHITKIINGVKTEMHFCEECARESQEANMSIPLTFGMPMSFQNILEGFMEMMGGIPQQLVEEISCPVCHITFESFKQTGRLGCGNCYSAFSDNIIPLIKRIHGSIQHTGKVPKRSGGILKIKRDIDKLKNELKIAVANEEYEKAAKLRDEIKRLEERLNNNKQDKE
- a CDS encoding CtsR family transcriptional regulator; translated protein: MARLSDVIENFIKEMLERAENNYLEIQRNELANLFNCAPSQINYVLTTRFTVNRGYYIESKRGGGGCIKITKINMDKNNYIKEVIWNNIGDEITQQEGEGYINLFEERGFITSRESKLMKAVINDKTLNLPMDIRDIVRAQILKTMLITVIE
- a CDS encoding acetyl-CoA carboxylase carboxyltransferase subunit alpha, whose product is MNDLQKQIKEIDEKISKINNFIKISGVDLSGEIEALKLKKIELIKALNPLSPWEIVQIARHKNRPNYKDYLDGMIDDFLELHGDRNYRDDCAIVGGIGFLKGFPVTFISHAKGKSIEENVKRNFGSPHPEGYRKALRLMKQAEKFKRPVICLIDTSGAYCGVGAEERGQGEAIARNLLEMSDLKTPIISVVIGEGGSGGALALGVADRVFMLENSIYSVISPEGCASILLKDATRANEAANYLKLTSKDLLELGIIDGIIKEPAGGAHNDVKETVKNVKETLIDSLNELVKYDIEDLTLKRYERIRNIGVYLE